In Aliivibrio fischeri, the sequence GCCACGACCTGGAGTTAGGAAGTTAAATTTCTTAATCGCAAATCTAAAGATAGTGTAGTAAAGAACAAAGAATACAAGACCTTGTGGGATCAACATGTACCATTTCACTGCTAGTGGGTTTTGACTTGAAAGAACAAAGTCAACTAAACCTGCAGAGAAACCAAATCCTGCCATCCATTGCATACTTGCTGCGATAAATAGAGAGATGCCCGTTAAGATTGCATGAATTAAGTATAACCAAGGTGCAAGGAACATGAAGCTAAACTCTAGAGGTTCAGTGATACCTGTAAAGAATGAAGCCATTGCAGCTGCAAGCATGATAGAGAATACCGCAGCTTTGTTACGCTTTTCAGCACAGTGGTAAATAGCAAGTGCAGCGCCTGGAAGACCAAACATCATGATAGGGAAGAAACCAGCTTGGTACATACCTGTTTGACCTGGAATACCAGTACCATTAGCAATAGATTGTGCGCCACCTAAGAAGTTTGGAATATCGTTAATACCAACAACATCAAACCAGAATACAGGGTAAAGCGCATGGTGCATACCAACAGTTAGCATTAAGCGGTTAAAGAAACCAAATAGGCCAGCGCCAACAGCTCCCATAGATTGAAGTTGTGTACCAAAAGCGATCAATGCATCAAAAATAGCAGGCCATACGTACAGAAGAACGAATGATAAAGCCATACCTGCAATTGAAGTAAGGATCGGAACCAGACGTTTACCACTGAAGAAAGCTAATGCTTTAGGTAGTTCAACTGTCGAGTATTTGTTGTAAATTTCAGCTGAAATAATACCAACGATAATACCAACAAATTGGTTATTGATTTTGCCAAATGCAGCAGGAACTTGATCTAATGGAATATTTTCAAGTTGAGCCACTACAGCAGGAGAAAGAAGGGTTGTTACTACGGTAAAACAAATGAAACCAGCTAATGCTGCAGAACCGTTTTTATCTTTACTTAAACCAAATGCCACACCAATAGCAAAAAGCATTGGCATTACATCAATAATAGCACCACCTGATTTGATTAAGAAAGCAGCAAAAACACTGTTTGCACCCCAACCAGTTGGATCCATCCAGTAACCAACACCCATTAATATTGCAGCAGCAGGAAGCGTAGCGACGGGAACCATCAACGCTTTACCGACTTTTTGCATGTAACCTAATACACTCATATCGTATTCCTCAAAAATTAATCTATTATTTTTTAAACTAAGAGAAGAATACAAAAGGGTGGATTAACAAAAGATTGTGCCAACATTAACTT encodes:
- the nagE gene encoding N-acetylglucosamine-specific PTS transporter subunit IIBC, which codes for MSVLGYMQKVGKALMVPVATLPAAAILMGVGYWMDPTGWGANSVFAAFLIKSGGAIIDVMPMLFAIGVAFGLSKDKNGSAALAGFICFTVVTTLLSPAVVAQLENIPLDQVPAAFGKINNQFVGIIVGIISAEIYNKYSTVELPKALAFFSGKRLVPILTSIAGMALSFVLLYVWPAIFDALIAFGTQLQSMGAVGAGLFGFFNRLMLTVGMHHALYPVFWFDVVGINDIPNFLGGAQSIANGTGIPGQTGMYQAGFFPIMMFGLPGAALAIYHCAEKRNKAAVFSIMLAAAMASFFTGITEPLEFSFMFLAPWLYLIHAILTGISLFIAASMQWMAGFGFSAGLVDFVLSSQNPLAVKWYMLIPQGLVFFVLYYTIFRFAIKKFNFLTPGRGEDMNKDEQTENITEVTNAYIEAIGGADNIVEVDNCITRLRLTVKDSGLADSEKLKALGAAGVVPMGKGGLQVIIGLGKVDKVAAEMKAILNA